One Rosa chinensis cultivar Old Blush chromosome 3, RchiOBHm-V2, whole genome shotgun sequence DNA window includes the following coding sequences:
- the LOC112191423 gene encoding protein LURP-one-related 15: MAQAIISPHFCSPYPVDLGIVRQVLSGNFSVKDVNGNTVFKVKGAFLSLRERRVLVDGAGNPIVTLQKKLLSTHHRWEVYRGDSTDSGNLVFSVKKSSVVQLKTKLHVFLANNKGEYAPDFKVKGSWFEQSCVVYSGKSKSSNILAEMHKKHTVTSVLFGKDNFMVTVYPGVDQALIVALIFILNEMNFSGSGSNSGSGGD, encoded by the exons ATGGCACAAGCAATCATCAGCCCTCACTTCTGCAGTCCGTACCCTGTTGATCTTGGAATCGTCAGACAAGTTCTGTCCGGCAACTTTTCAGTCAAGGATGTTAATGGCAATACTGTTTTCAAAGTGAAAGGAGCATTTTTGAGCTTGCGTGAACGCCGAGTCTTAGTTGATGGTGCTGGGAATCCCATTGTCACTCTTCAAAAGAAG TTGCTGAGTACACATCATAGATGGGAAGTTTATAGGGGTGATAGCACGGATTCGGGGAATCTGGTCTTTAGTGTTAAGAAATCTTCGGTGGTTCAGTTGAAGACGAAATTGCACGTTTTCTTGGCAAATAATAAAGGAGAGTATGCTCCTGACTTCAAGGTGAAGGGAAGTTGGTTTGAACAATCTTGTGTTGTATATTCTGGGAAATCCAAGTCCTCCAACATTTTGGCTGAA ATGCACAAGAAGCACACAGTTACAAGCGTGTTGTTTGGGAAGGACAATTTCATGGTCACAGTGTATCCAGGTGTTGACCAAGCACTCATTGTCGCGCTTATTTTCATTCTTAATGAGATGAACTTCAGTGGTTCTGGTTCTAATTCTGGTTCCGGCGGAGACTAA